Genomic segment of Halopelagius inordinatus:
GGCGTCTCGGGGGTCGAACCGCCGACCGTCCCTCGGATTCACCGGCGGGCGAGCAGATAGCCGGTGGCGGCACCGACGACGACGGTTGCTCCGTAGGTGACGACGAGGCCGAGAACCGCCAGAAACAGCGGAGTCACGAGTAAGAGCAGCAGGTCGCTCCCCGCCTGCATCCACGGCGACGCTTCGGGGGACGCCTCGAACGGAACCCCGTCCACCGCGACGAGCACGAATTCGAGGAGGTACATCGGCACCGGCATCGCCAACAGTCCGATTAGCGCGCCGACGGCGACGCCTCTGAGCGGTGAGTCCGCCCCGTCGAGGCGGGTCCAGAGCAACCGCGCGACCACCGCGCCGCCGACGAACCCCCCGAGGACGAGGAGTACCTCCGGACCGGACGGGAGGTATCCGCCGTCCGCCGACTGGGTGACGGTCGCCCACGCGACGAAGACGAGGGCGAACGTCCCCCCGGCGAGGCCGAACGTCAACGAGGGGTGTCGCCGGGCCGTCTCCGACGGGAACTGGTGGACCATGAGGGAACTACGTCGTGTCTTCGGATGAGTATTCTGCTCGGACCGACATGTTCTCGTCGCGTCCGCCGCCGACCGAACGACTGCATCGCAGGCCCTATGCCTCCGCCGCCCCCGACTTCGGGCATGGACGGGACACTCGACGGCGACGTCGTTCGCGTCGGCGGCGACGCGCGCCAGCGGTTCTACGACTCTCGGGGGTACGGACGGCCCACGGAGGGGAACCGCATCGAACTCGCGCCGGTGGAAGCCGCGCACCTCCTCGCGCGCGGCGACTTAGACGCCGTAGACGGGATGGACTTTCGCGAGTTCCTGACGCGGACGGGCGCGGTGATGGAGTTCGTCGTCTACAAGGACCTCAGAGACAGGGGCTTTTACCTCTCGCCGACGCGCGAGGACTGGTCCGGCGTCTCCGAACACACCGACGTGGACTTCGTCGTCTTCCCGCGCGGGAAGGGGCCGTGGGACGACGACGTGGAGTACCGCATCCGCATCGCGGGCGAACGCGAGTCCATCGCCGCCGACGCTCTCGGCGACGTGGTTCTCGCCATCGTCGACGAGGACGGCGAACTCACCTACTTCGAGACGGACCGCCCCGAAATCGAGGGAGCCGACGACTACGAACCGCCGTCGGGACTGGACGCGGGCCTCCTCTCGGATAGGGTCCTCCTGTGGGAGTCGCCGGACGAGATGTACGAACGCGGGTTCTACGGCCAACGACTCCACGGCCGAA
This window contains:
- the endA gene encoding tRNA-intron lyase, giving the protein MDGTLDGDVVRVGGDARQRFYDSRGYGRPTEGNRIELAPVEAAHLLARGDLDAVDGMDFREFLTRTGAVMEFVVYKDLRDRGFYLSPTREDWSGVSEHTDVDFVVFPRGKGPWDDDVEYRIRIAGERESIAADALGDVVLAIVDEDGELTYFETDRPEIEGADDYEPPSGLDAGLLSDRVLLWESPDEMYERGFYGQRLHGRNADSGPLQLSLVEGAYLSERNVVTADAAAVVDLAREVEGDRFDRRLQAYTALRDAGAVPKSGFKFGADFRVYTDFSTVSDLSHSADLVRVVSPDHTFLPRDLSLDVRLAGGVRKRMVFALTDAKRGIDWLSVARLTP